A stretch of Acidimicrobiales bacterium DNA encodes these proteins:
- a CDS encoding sigma-70 family RNA polymerase sigma factor, giving the protein MDADAFAAEAADLHTRLVRVVSLVAGDRALAEECAQEALLRAWERVERGAPLDSLVAWTTTVALNACRSSLRRRRAEARALDRLPGRADAAEPAAEGLTAEVRDAVRALPLRQREVVVLHYLLDQDVATVARHAGITPGAVKNALFHARAALAARLRVDASTAAEPATTPLSEDYP; this is encoded by the coding sequence GTGGACGCTGACGCCTTCGCCGCGGAGGCCGCTGACCTGCACACCCGCCTGGTCCGTGTGGTCTCGCTGGTGGCCGGCGACCGGGCCCTGGCCGAGGAGTGCGCCCAGGAGGCGCTGCTCCGGGCCTGGGAGCGCGTGGAGCGGGGCGCTCCGCTCGACTCGCTGGTGGCCTGGACCACGACCGTGGCCCTCAACGCCTGCCGCTCCAGCCTGCGGCGGCGGCGGGCCGAGGCCCGGGCCCTGGACCGCCTCCCCGGTCGGGCCGACGCCGCCGAGCCGGCCGCCGAGGGCCTGACGGCCGAGGTGCGGGACGCGGTGCGGGCCCTCCCCCTCCGCCAGCGGGAGGTGGTGGTCCTCCACTACCTCCTAGACCAGGACGTGGCCACCGTCGCCCGCCACGCCGGCATCACGCCCGGCGCGGTCAAGAACGCCCTGTTCCACGCCCGGGCCGCGCTGGCCGCCCGGCTCCGGGTCGACGCGTCGACTGCGGCCGAGCCGGCGACGACCCCCCTCTCGGAGGACTACCCGTGA